In one window of Gossypium hirsutum isolate 1008001.06 chromosome A01, Gossypium_hirsutum_v2.1, whole genome shotgun sequence DNA:
- the LOC107925384 gene encoding YDG domain-containing protein At5g47160 — MVSSLPKPVKEGPLSKSKQARHVVGKVLRHVKVYPRGICSNQQSAFTPEWYECRSAIKEALRCYRRLLSDKDYREGISKDHGMGLERGKPSGIGQHMRLAKLVRCLGKWVNTAKKIGCVAGIEVGDGFHWRGELCIVGLHSEFQKGIDCITSLNGSKIWATSIVDSGRYDSSTRKVSSDEFTYCGEGENPSFCGFKKLKDQKLVGGNRALMNNMIDRKPVRVIRRFDNIGNTNESGYKFVYEGLYQVNHCWKEIRMDSGKYVYKFNLVKLEDHLQYEPQWKVNNVRTRRYH; from the coding sequence ATGGTGTCATCGCTTCCAAAACCAGTGAAAGAGGGACCTTTATCTAAGTCTAAGCAGGCAAGACATGTTGTTGGCAAAGTTTTGCGGCATGTTAAGGTTTATCCCCGAGGAATTTGTTCTAACCAACAGTCTGCTTTTACTCCAGAATGGTATGAATGTCGTAGTGCTATCAAGGAAGCTCTGAGATGTTACAGACGGTTACTTTCAGACAAGGATTACCGTGAGGGTATTTCAAAGGATCATGGGATGGGCTTGGAACGAGGGAAACCTTCCGGCATAGGGCAACATATGAGACTAGCGAAGCTGGTTAGGTGTTTGGGAAAATGGGTCAACACAGCCAAGAAAATAGGATGCGTTGCAGGGATTGAAGTTGGTGATGGTTTCCATTGGAGGGGTGAGTTGTGCATTGTCGGACTTCACAGTGAATTTCAAAAAGGGATAGATTGTATCACTTCTCTCAATGGTAGCAAAATTTGGGCTACGAGCATTGTCGATTCCGGTCGATACGATAGTTCTACAAGAAAGGTTTCGTCCGATGAGTTTACTTACTGCGGGGAAGGTGAAAATCCTAGCTTTTGTGGGTTTAAGAAACTTAAAGATCAAAAGCTTGTTGGTGGGAACCGTGCATTGATGAACAATATGATTGACAGGAAGCCAGTCAGGGTGATACGTAGGTTCGACAACATCGGCAACACAAACGAGAGCGGCTACAAGTTTGTTTACGAAGGCTTGTACCAAGTGAACCATTGTTGGAAAGAAATTAGAATGGACTCTGGTAAATATGTTTACAAGTTCAACCTGGTGAAATTGGAGGATCATCTACAATATGAGCCACAATGGAAAGTGAACAACGTTCGTACTCGGAGGTATCATTGA